A region of the candidate division WOR-3 bacterium genome:
GAGAAGCTAAATTACCCCATAGAGTTTGCCCTCATTGTGGATATTACAAAGGTAAAGCTATAATCCAGATAGAGGAAAAAATCAGTTCTTAGTTTAAATGAGGATTGTTCTTGACCTTCTTGGCACAGATAAAGCTCCTTCTTCTGAAATCGCTGGGGCTGAACTCTTCTTAAAAGAAAATCCTAAGTCCTTTTTGTATATAGTTGGAACTCCGGAGTTTAAAAATCAAATAAAATTTAATGGAAGGTACGAGTTTATTGAGGCTGAAAATAGAGTCTATTTTGAAGAAAAACCTTCTGAAGTTTTAAGAACAAAAAAAAATTCCACGATAGCTATTGGTCTTTCACTTTTAAAAGAAGGTAAAGCTGATGCTTTTGTAAGTGCTGGTAATACTGGAGCAATTCTTGCCTACTCAATAAAGATTTTAGGGAGACTTAAAGGTGTTAAAAGACCTGCAATATGTGCCCTTTTCCCTACACATAAAGGTTTTTGTGCTGTGCTTGACGTCGGCGCAAATGCTTTTGTAAGGCCTTTATTTCTTTATCAATTCGGGGTTATGGGTAAGATATTTGTTGAGGAAATAATGGGGATAAAAAATCCAAAAATAGCTTTACTTTCAATAGGTGAGGAAGAAACAAAAGGAAATGAACTTATAATGAAATCCAAGGAGCTTTTTGAAAAGGACCCAAATTTGAATTTTATAGGATTTATTGAAGGTAATGAAATTTTAAAGGGTAAAGCGGATGTTGTTGTGACAGATGGATTTACAGGAAATACTCTTTTAAAATTTGGTGAAGGTGTTGTTGAGTTCACCTATAATTTTTTCCTTGATTCAATAGAAGGTTCAATAAAAAACAAAATAGGGTTTTATTTTATGAAAAATTCCTTTAAATCCTTTTTTAAAAAGGTGAGTTATGAAGAATTGGGAGGGGCCCCTTTGCTTGGAATTAATGGAGATGTTTTTATATCTCATGGAAGAAGTTCTAAAATTGCAATTAAAAATGCTTTAAAATCTGCTTTAAAATTTGTTGAATTAAAAATTAACGAAAAAATTGAAAAGTCCCTTCTTGAGTTTGAAAAGGTTGATATAGAATAAATTTTTAAAACCCCATTAGTTTTGAAAAAGACCTTGAAAAGGAACTCATCTGTATTGTTAAAGGAAAAATTAGAGCACCTAAACAATTGAGTCTCCTTGTTCCAAAAAGAGGTGGTAATAAACCTATGGAGCTTGATACGATAAGTATAATAATGCCTTTAAAACCTGTTATTAAAACAGTTAGAAATAATATGAAAATTATAACAATAATTGATAAGTTTTTGTAAGGTATTTTGTGAATTCTTTTTGCTATTAATTTCGACATTTTTATAGTAAAA
Encoded here:
- the plsX gene encoding phosphate acyltransferase PlsX → MRIVLDLLGTDKAPSSEIAGAELFLKENPKSFLYIVGTPEFKNQIKFNGRYEFIEAENRVYFEEKPSEVLRTKKNSTIAIGLSLLKEGKADAFVSAGNTGAILAYSIKILGRLKGVKRPAICALFPTHKGFCAVLDVGANAFVRPLFLYQFGVMGKIFVEEIMGIKNPKIALLSIGEEETKGNELIMKSKELFEKDPNLNFIGFIEGNEILKGKADVVVTDGFTGNTLLKFGEGVVEFTYNFFLDSIEGSIKNKIGFYFMKNSFKSFFKKVSYEELGGAPLLGINGDVFISHGRSSKIAIKNALKSALKFVELKINEKIEKSLLEFEKVDIE